From Synoicihabitans lomoniglobus, the proteins below share one genomic window:
- a CDS encoding tRNA threonylcarbamoyladenosine dehydratase, translated as MAADDYNERFGGVGRLYGAGSLDKLTAAHVAVIGVGGVGSWTVEGLARSGVGALTLIDLDDLCVTNVNRQLPALDGNHGRPKVEALAERVRLINPACAVTPVSEYITASNADRLLAPKFDVVVDAIDGTTNKADLIGACVRLGQRCVTVGGAGGKRDASQLRIGDLGEAWGDELLKMVRKKLRREHGFARGEGNRYGVRCIYSAENPTYPWADGTCSTEPEPGSNLKLDCASGFGTAVWVTGAMGLAAAQETVRWIVEGDEWDRS; from the coding sequence ATGGCCGCGGACGATTACAACGAACGCTTTGGCGGCGTCGGTCGCCTCTACGGTGCTGGCTCGCTCGATAAACTGACGGCCGCGCACGTCGCGGTGATTGGCGTCGGAGGCGTGGGCTCGTGGACAGTCGAAGGTCTTGCTCGCAGCGGAGTGGGTGCGCTCACCCTCATCGACCTCGACGACCTGTGTGTGACCAACGTCAACCGTCAGTTGCCCGCGCTCGACGGCAACCATGGCCGACCCAAAGTTGAGGCTCTGGCGGAGCGCGTGCGCTTGATCAATCCGGCGTGTGCGGTGACACCGGTTTCTGAATACATCACGGCCAGCAACGCCGATCGCCTGCTCGCGCCGAAGTTTGACGTGGTGGTGGATGCCATCGACGGCACCACGAACAAGGCCGACCTCATCGGCGCCTGCGTGCGCCTCGGCCAACGCTGTGTAACGGTGGGCGGGGCGGGCGGCAAACGTGACGCCTCGCAGCTCCGCATTGGCGACTTGGGTGAAGCGTGGGGCGACGAACTCCTCAAAATGGTGCGCAAGAAACTCCGCCGCGAACACGGCTTCGCGCGGGGTGAAGGCAACCGCTACGGCGTGCGCTGCATCTATTCGGCGGAGAACCCGACTTACCCCTGGGCCGACGGCACCTGCAGCACGGAACCCGAACCCGGCAGCAACCTGAAACTCGATTGTGCGAGTGGCTTCGGCACGGCGGTCTGGGTCACCGGAGCCATGGGCCTTGCCGCCGCGCAGGAAACCGTGCGCTGGATCGTGGAAGGTGACGAGTGGGACAGGAGCTGA